The Flavobacteriales bacterium DNA segment AAAAATCCAAATTGGTCTTTGGCTTCTTCTTCCGTAAAGCCTAAGTGCTGAAACATTAATCGCTGTAATTCTTTGTCGTGAATACGGATAGAACCGCCGCCCAATTCTGTGCCATTCATGACCAAATCATAAGCATTGGCACGTACTGCACCTGGGTCACTCTCTAGCTTATCAATGTCGTGAGGTTTTGGCGAAGTGAAAGGGTGATGCATAGCGTGATAGCGTTCGCTTTCTTCGTCCCATTCTAATAATGGGAAATCGACTACCCAAAGCGGTGCGAATTCATCGGGCTTTCTTAGTCCCAACTGTTCAGCAACTTGCAAACGCAATTCGTTCATTTGTTTACGTAACTTATCGGTTTCACCAGACAATAAAAACATTAAGTCACCAGGCTCGGCATTCATTTTCTCTGCCCACTTGGCTAGGTCTTCTTGACTGAAAAATTTATCTACTGAAGATTTAAAAGTACCATCGGCATTGTATTTGCAATAGATAAGCCCTTTGGCACCAATTTGTGGTCGTTTTACATAGTCCGTCATAGCGTCCAATTGCTTACGACTCCATTCGGCACAACCTTTAGCACAAATACCAAGCACTAATTCGGCACTATCAAATACTACAAAATTATTTTGCTGAGTGACCCCATTCATTTCATTGAAGGTCATTTCAAAACGTATATCTGGCTTATCTGAACCGTATAGACGCATAGCATCGTCATAGGTCATTCTAGGAAACTTTTCTAGTTCAACGCCTTTTATTTCTTTCAAGAGGTGACGCGTTAAACCTTCAAACATATTGAGGATATCTTCTTGCTCAATGAAAGACATTTCGCAGTCTATCTGTGTAAATTCAGGCTGTCTGTCGGCTCTCAAATCTTCATCTCTAAAGCATTTTACGATTTGATAGTATTTGTCAATACCTCCGACCATAAGCAATTGCTTAAAGGTTTGGGGGGACTGAGGAAGGGCATAAAACTGACCTTCGTTCATACGAGATGGCACAATAAAATCACGCGCTCCTTCAGGGGTAGATTTGATGAGGTAGGGGGTTTCTACTTCGATAAAATCTTGAGAGTCAAGATACTTTCTCGTTTCTGTAGAAAGTCGGTGTCTGAGTACAAGATTTTCTCTGACGGGATTTCTACGAATATCTAAATAACGGTACTGCATACGTAAGTCATCACCGCCATCGGTTTTATCTTCAATTGTAAACGGTGGCGTTTTGGCACTATTTAGTATGTTTAACTCTTGCACTTCTATTTCTATATCACCAGTAGGGATATTTTTATTTTTGCTAGAGCGTTCGATGACTTTACCACGAACCTGAATCACATATTCACGACCTAATTTTCTAGCTTGTAGGCACAAATCGGATTCCGTATCCATATTAAACGCCAGTTGAGTGATACCGTATCTATCTCTCAAATCGACAAAGGTCATTCCTCCTAAATCTCTAGTCTTTTGTACCCAGCCGCTAAGGGTTACTTCTTCTCCAATATGTCCCTGACGTAAATCGCCGCAATGATGTGTTCTTAACATTATAGTTGTTTTACAAAGCGTCAAAATTACGATAATTTTGAATTAAAAAGCTACTTTTGCTAGATGTTACAAGACCATTCTGACGACTATTTTATGAAAAAGGCTTTGGCAGAAGCTCAAAAAGCCAAAGAATTAGATGAAGTACCAGTAGGTGCGGTAGTTGTTTGTGATAATCAAATTATTGCACGAGCTCATAATTTTACCGAGCGTCTCAATGATGTTACGGCTCATGCCGAGATGCAAGCGTTTACTGCTGCTGCCGATTATTTAGGGGGCAAGTATTTGAATGAATGCACTCTTTATGTGACTTTAGAGCCATGCGTAATGTGTGCTGGAGCGTCTTATTGGACTCAGCTCAAAAAGATAGTTTTTGGGGCAAGTGATGAAAAACGAGGGTTTAGAGCGATGGCGGGACAGGTATTACACCCCAAGACAGAGCTAGTAGGTGGTGTAATGGAACAAGAGTGTAGCGAAATAATTCGTGATTTCTTTGTTAGTAAACGCCAACTGAAGTAATTTTGCACCTCTAAATAAAAAATTATGTATCCAGAAGAAATTTGTACTCCTATGCGCTTAGATTTGACCGAAGCAGGTTTTGAAGAAATGCGCAACGCTCAAGAAGTAGAGGCTGTTCTCTCCGAAAAGAGCGGCTCTGTCTTAGTTATGATAAATTCGGTATGCGGTTGCGCTGCTGGTAATGCTCGTCCGGCTGTTAAGATGGCGGCAAAACACAGCAAAGTGCCTAATAAATTAACGACTGTCTTTGCAGGACAAGACAAAGAGGCGGTAGCTAAAGTTAGAGATTACTGTTTGCCTTATCCTCCATCTTCGCCATCAATAGCTTTATTCAAAGATGGTGAGTTGGTTCACTTTATAGAAAGACATCATATAGAAGGTCGTCCAGCAGAAATGATAGCTGAAAACCTCATGCAGGCTTTTGACGAAAACTGTTAAGGGCTACTTTTTTAATACCGTAGGCACTTTGAAATAATCCGAGTCTTTATCCGGAGCATTTTTAAGTGCCTTTTCTTTAGGCAGATGTTCAGCGACTTTATCTTCCCTCAGCTTATTGACTTCCTCATTGATATAGACTAAAGGTTCGATATCATCGGTATTCAGAGTATTTAACTCATCGACAAAGGCTAAGATTTTATTTAAATCTTGTTCCATTTTGTTTTTTGCTTCTTGGCTGAAATCTAGCTGACTGAGTTTAGCTAGTTTTTCAATTAGTGTTTGGTCAATTTTCATATCGAATCAATTCCTTTTCAATGGTGTTAAATACTTTATTTTTTAGGTCTTCTATGCTGTAAGTCGAGCAATTGTCAATGGGTTGATGAATGGTTATTCTAGCCCTTTGCGGTTTTCCTTTCATGTACTGAACGGGAAAAATATGCTTGTTGTCGGCAAAGGTAATAGGAATTATGCTAACATTCTGTTCTACTGCCAACCTAAAAGGGCCATTTTTGAATTTTCCTAAGCGTAAACTTTCTTTTACAATGCCGCCCTCAGGAAAAATAACCATATTCTGTCCGTCTTTTATCTTTTGTCCAGCTTGTTCAAAAGCAGCATACGAATTTCTCAAACTTGCTCGATTGACCAAAACATTAAAGCGTTTGTAATAGTAGCCAAAGATGGGGTATTTGCTGATAGAGTCTTTACCAATGAATGCGATGGGCTTTTTACTCAAAAAAAACATCATTGGAATATCAATCGTTGAGGTGTGATTGCTACAAAACAGATATTGTTTTTTAGGGTCTAGCTTATATTCTTTGTTGACTTTTGGAAATATACCACTGGCATACATCATGAATTTACTGATACGGTGTAAAAAGAAATAAAGGACAGGGTAAAACTTAGGACTTAGCGTCATGAAAATAGTAATCGGCAATAGGATAAGAAAGGGTATGGCAAAGCATAGTGCAAACCATAATCGCCACAATAAGCTGAGTATCCCTTTTATTATCTTCATAAGAGCAAACAAAAATAGCTAATTAGATGGCATATTTACAGCAATTCTTATTTTTACACTCTAAAATTTAACGCATGGCAAGAGTTTTAACTGGCATACAGAGTACAGGAGTTCCTCATTTGGGTAACATTCTTGGTGCAATTATTCCCGCTATAGAATTATCCAAAAATCCTGCTAATGAGAGTTTGCTATTTATTGCGGACTTACACTCTTTAACAACAATAAGAGATGCCGAGCTATTGAGGCACAACACCTATGCTACGGCAGCTACTTGGTTGGCTTTTGGTTTTGATACGTCTAAAAACATTTTTTATCGTCAATCGGATTGTACTGAAGTCTGCGAACTGACATGGTATTTGAATTGTTTTACGCCTTTCCCTATGTTGGCAAATGCTCACTCTTTTAAAGATAAAGCCAATAGATTGTCAGATGTAAATTCTGGTTTGTTTACTTACCCTGTACTAATGGCGGCAGACATTTTATTGTACGATGCAGAAATTGTGCCTGTGGGAAAAGACCAACAACAACATCTAGAAATGACACGAGATATTGCGGGTTCTTTTAACCATACTTATGGCGATACTTTGGTGTTGCCAGAAGCCCAAATTGATGAACGTGTTATGACTATTCCGGGTACTGACGGTCAAAAGATGAGTAAATCGTACAATAATTTTATTGACATCTTTTTGCCAGAAAAGAAATTGCGCAAACAAATTATGGGAATTGTTACTGATAGCACAGCCCTTGAAGAGCCTAAAGATTGGTCTTCCTGTAATGTGTTTCAGTTGTATCAGCTATTGGCTTCTGATTCTCAAATTGCTGAACTAAAAGCCCAATACGAAGGTGGTAATTTCGGTTATGGACACGCCAAACAAGCCTTGTACGAGCTTATTTTGGAACGCTTTTCAAAAGAGAGAGAACGCTTTGATTATTTGATGCAAAATACCGACGAGATAGAGTCGGAGTTGTTAAAGGGGGCAGAAAAAGCCAAAGTTATTGCCCAGTCGGTACTTGAGAGAGTCAGACAAAAGGTAGGCTATTAAAGGTGAGCTAAAACAACTGTTTTTTTATCACAAGTATTCTATTATTTAACTTCTAATCCGTACTTCTTTCTGTATTTTTTGTTGAGGACTTTTTGCTTGTTGTCTAAGTCAATAGCTTGACCTTTAATGAAAGCGTGTTTCACATCATTGCCCATCATGTCCAAAGCATCGCCTTTAGAAATAAAGAAGGTAGCGTCCATACCACTTTTTATCTGACCAGTATGCTCGTCAATTCCCAAAATTTCGGCAGTATTTAGTGTCAATGCTTTAACGGCTTCTTCGTAGGGCAAGCCGTGTGCTACGGCAGTACCAGCAGAAAACGGTAGGTTACGTTGTCCCATAGCTTCCATATCTCCTTGATAGCAAAAGGCAAACTTAACACCAGCCTTATGTAAAATGGAGGCCTGTTTGTAAGGCACATCAACACCAGTACTCTCAGTGGCAGGTAGTCGATGGATACGATCTAATATAACTGGGATGTCATTTGCTTTTAGGAAAGCAGCCATTTTATGAGCTTCTCGAGCTCCAACAATTGCCATATGTTTGACTCCCATTTTTTTGGCAAATAAAATGGCATCTGTCATTTCTCTTTGCAAATTGGCATGTATATAAAGCCTTTTTTCTCCACTAAAAAGTCCTTGCATAGCCATCATAGGTAAATCATTAACGGTGCTTTTGCTTTCATAAAAACTTTTACTTTTTACAAAGTAATCCTCCATTTCTTGACATTGCATATCGTATTCTTCCGTCTTTTTGATGTCGCCAGGTTCAGCCCACCAGCCTGTTTGCACGAAGTAAGGAGGCCAATTGAGGTGTATGCCATCGTCGGCTTTTAATACAGCATCTTCCCAGTTCCAACCGTCTAATTTCATCACTGAGGAACTTCCTGTAATGCGACCACCTTGTGGTGCTATCTGAGCTAATAAAACCCCATTACTTCTAATGGTAGGGATAATAACACTCTCGGCATTGTAGGCTATCAACGAGCGCACATGTGGCTTGAATGTTCCTGTTTCTCGGTAATCATTAGTCGCTCTAACGGCACTAATTTCAGTGATACCCAAAGTCGTATTGGTGGCTATAAAAGCAGGATAGACGTGGTGGTCATATATGTGTATGATGGTATCAAATGCTTGAGGGTTAATGCGTATAGTTTTAGCATTAGCCACCATTTCGAATTTACCATTATTGACTGATATAGCCGATACATCGATGAATTCTCCATTGCCAAGATGAGCTTTGCCACCTAGGAATAAAGTGTTTTGCCCAAAACCCATTAGTGGAGCAAAAAGTAGTGTTAAAAGAAAATGTTTCATGTTGTATTTTTTAGTGTTGATGATTGTCATGTTTACCGTCTTCAAGAGTGTCGCAATGGTAGTGAATGCGTTGTTCTGCTTTTACTACTTGGGTAGGTTTTCCTGCTTTTTTGTCACTCAGCATTTTCTGTATAAGTCGAGCACGTTCTTGGGTGTTACGTTGTCTTAGCTCTAAGTCTTTTTCAGCATCAAAGTAACAACGCCCATCGACATAGGTTTGTTGTACTTTGGCATAAACCGATAAGGGATTGTCAGTCCAAAGTACGATATCGGCATCTTTGCCTGATTTGATACTACCTACTCTATGGTCTAGGTGCAATAATTTAGCAGGGTTGAGGGTGACCATTTTCCATGCTTCTTCTTGGCTAACGCCTCCGTATTTAACGGCTTTGGCAGCTTCTTGATTGAGTCGTCTTGCCATTTCAGCATCATCTGAGTTTATGGCAGTAACGATACCCATATCGGCAAGTATAGAGGCATTGTGAGGGATAGCGTCATTGACCTCAAACTTATAAGCCCACCAATCTGAAAAGGTAGATGCCCCAGCTCCGTGTTCTTTCATCTTGTCAGCCACCTTATAGCCTTCCAAAATGTGAGTAAAAGTATTCAAGGTAAAGCCCATAGAATCGGCTACATGCATTAGCATATTAATCTCCGATTGTACGTAAGAGTGGCAAGTGATAAAGCGTTCGCTATTTAGGATTTCTACTAAGGTATTCATCTCTAAATCTTCTCTTGGGGCTTGGGTTCTTCTTTTTTCTGATAAGGACAAGGCGTTATAGTTTTGCCACTCTTTTTCGTATGCCCTTGCTCGCATAAAGTGGTCGTAAAACACTTGTTCTACTCCCATTCGTGTTTGCGGGAATCTAATACGCTCATAATCGCCCCAATTGGATTGCTTAACGTTTTCGCCTAAGGCAAATTTGATAAAACCATCAGCACCTTCAAACTTCATTTGGTCAGGGCTACTACCCCAACGGAATTTGATAATACCAGACTGTCCGCCGATGGGATTAGCAGAGCCGTGAAGTAATTGAGCTGTAGTTACGCCACCAGAAAGTTGACGGTATATATTAATGTCGTCTGAGTTTATCACATTAGCGATGCTCACTTCGGCACTACTCGCTTGAGAACCTTCGTTAACACCACGACTAATAGCTATATGAGAATGTTCGTCTATGATACCTGATGTGAGGTGCATACCCTTAGCATCTATTTCTTGGAAACTCTCTTTTTTAAATATTTCTTCAGCAACTATTCCGACTCCTACTTTGACAATTTTACCTTGTGAAATGGCTACATCAGCTTGGTCGATTGTGCCTACATCTTCGTTGGTCCAAACCGTAGCATTTCTAAAAATAATGTTGTCTTGTGTGGGTTGTTCTTGCCAACCGTACGCCATATTTGGAAACCATGTTTCGCCGTAGTGGGGAACATGTGGGGTATCTTCTTCAACTTCGTCTAGTTCTTCAAAGGCTTCAATAAGTTGCGCCGACCAATCGAAGGTTTGACCTTTAGGACTTACGCCCGTTCCAACAAGTGTTTGTTTTTCTTTCAAGACGTTAATTCGATATACTCCCTCGTCCGTTTCGTATTGTAAGTTGAGGTGAGGGCCTTCTTGGGTTAATTTCACTTTAAAATCTAAAGTGTCTATGAGGAGTTTGCCACTATGCTTTTCTAACGAGCCACTAATTTTAAGGGTGTCTTTTTCAAAGCTGAGGTAGTTTCCTCTAAAATCAATACTTTTTGGTGTATTGATAGGGTATTCTTTTCCTTGTATCCAATTACTAATTAGCTCAGCGTCTTCAAAGATGGGCGCAGAACTAACGATGAAGTTAGCTAACTTTCCTTTTTCTAGTGTGCCTATTTTATGGCTCATTTCTATCATTTCAGCAGGGTTGGTTGTCAGTGCTGCCAAAGCGTCACTTTCACTCAAACCGTGCTCAATAGCGGTCTTTACTTTATCCAAAAACTGACTTTTCTTTTTCAGCTTTGAGCTAGTAAAAGCTACAAAGATACCGTTGTCAAAAAGTACTGCTGGATTGGTTGGGGCTAATTCCCAATGTTTCATTTTTTTGAGAGATACCATATCTGCAGCTTGTGGATTGCTAACGTCATAAGCATCTGGAAAATTTAATGGAATAACCATAGAAAAGTTAGTATTGACTAGCTCATTTATACGCTGATATTCATCGCCATTACCTACCACATAATAGTCTGTCTCAAATTCATCGGCTATCTTATGAATTCTAAAAATATCTAGTTTATCCCTAACTTCAAAAAATTGCGGATAGTCTTGTAGTTCGTTCCAAGCTTCTAGAGAACGGTTGTATTCTTTGTCTTGCCCTTGAGCATACCATTCGGCGTCAAGATAGCTTTGGTGAAGTAGAGCTAATGTTCCCATTAATGAGCTCGGGTATTTTTGTCTTGATGTTCCCTTGCTCAAAGAATAGTGAGCACTCGCTTTACCTTTCAAGATGCTTTTGTTTTCAGAGCCATCTGCTAGTGTGGTTAATAAACCACTACCTCTGGCGATACCATTATTTTGATGGCTTAGTACCACGCCAAAACCTGCTGAACGGTAGCTGTCGGCTTCATTTTCATCGTAAGCAAAAAGGCTATTGGCATTGAATTCAGGGTGTATGGCTTCATTCCAACCAGCACCACTTTTAGTGTTGCTCTCATATTGTGGTGAGGGTTTCCACTTGACTTTTTTAGGTTCTTCTATACCGTAGTTAGCATTCAAATCTATGAAAGATGGGTAAATGTATTTGCCCTTCATATCGTGAACGATAGCCCCTTGCGGAATTGTGGTATCAGCATCGGCTCTAAGGATCTCATCACCTTTTATGATGAGGGTTCCATTTTGGATACTTTGTTGGGGAGAAACAACTAAAGTTGCATTGATAAAAGCATGAGTAGATTCGTAACTATTAACGACTCCATTTACAGGAAACGTATGTTGTGCTAGAGCCGAAAGAGCAAGACCTAAGCTAGTAAAAACGATTAAAAGATACTTCATTGTTAATTGTTAATTTTAGGGTGTTAAATTACAAATTACTGACGGATATAATTCCTTACCTTTGCCAAAAATTAATTTTATGTACATCGGACTATTACATTTACATTCTAACTTACCTTTTATACTTATATTATTAATCGGTGCTGTATTGGTGAAATCTTTAATCGGCTGGATACAATCTTCTTCTTTTGATAAATTATCCAATAAATTGGTGTTGTTTGCTATGATAACAGCGCATATTCAATGGGTAGTTGGAGCAATACTCTATTTTGTTAGCCCTAATGTCAAAAGTTTAGACCAAGCAATGGGGGATTCTCTTTCTCGTTTGTATGCTTTGGAGCATCCTTTGATGATGACTATTGCTTTAGTCCTGCTAACTGTGGCTCGTTCTAAGTCTAAAAAATCTGAAGATGCTAGTAATCATCGAAGAACTTTTATATTATTTGCAATTGCAACACTTTGTATAGTATGGTCTTTACCTCCAAGTTGGTTATAATATGAGTCAAAAGCTTACTCACGATTTTGTTGAGGAAAGAGCCGTTTTGGTGGGTTTGATAACCAATGACCAAAACGAAAGTCAAGCCAAAGAGTATTTGGAAGAATTGGACTTTTTAGCTCATACTGCAGGTGCAATTGCTGTTAAACATTTTACTCAAAAATTAGCTGTTGCTAACCCCAAAACATTTGTTGGAAAAGGTAAACTCATTGAGATAAAACGCTTTATCAAAGATGAAGATGTCCAACTGGTCATTTTTGACGATGAACTTGGGCCTTCTCAGCTTAGAAATATTGAAAAGGAATTAGAATGCAAAATACTAGATAGGAGTAATCTTATTCTTGATATTTTTGCGTCAAGAGCACGAACTGCTCACTCTAGGACACAAGTAGAATTAGCTCAGTACGAATACCTTTTGCCCCGACTAACCCGTATGTGGACTCACTTAGAGCGTCAAAAAGGGGGTATCGGTATGCGTGGACCGGGTGAAACACAGATTGAAACCGATAGACGTATCATTCAAGATAAAATAGCCCTCCTCAAAAAGAAGTTAATTAAGATTGACAAACAAAAAGCCATTCAAAGGGGTAATAGAGGAGCTTTAGTTAGGGTGGCTTTAGTCGGTTATACCAATGTAGGCAAATCAACCATAATGAATAGCTTGTCCAAATCGGAGGTCTTTGCTGAAAACAAATTGTTTGCCACTTTAGATACTACCGTAAGAAAGGTGGTTATTGGCAATTTACCTTTTTTATTATCTGATACCGTAGGCTTTATTCGCAAATTGCCCCATCAATTGGTCGAAAGCTTTAAATCGACTTTAGACGAAGTTAGAGAAGCCGATATTTTATTGCATGTAGTTGATATCTCACACCCTAATTTTGAAGAACAAATAGACATAGTCCATAAAACCTTAGACGAAATTAATGCATTTGATAAGCCAACTGTTATGGTCTTCAATAAAGTGGACGCATTCACTTATGAAAAGAAAGACGAAGACGATTTGACACCTGCTACAAAAGCTAATATTTCGTTGGAGGAGTGGAAACGCACTTGGATGGCAAAGAGTGGAGAAAGTATTTTTATATCGGCTTTGCAGAAAGATAACTTTGATTCCTTCAGGGATAAATTATACGAAATAGCTAAAGAAATTCACGCCAAACGATTTCCTTACAACAGTTTTTTGTATTAAATTTGTACTAACGTACTAACGTACTAACGTACTAACGTACTAACGTACTAACGTACTAACCTTAAGTCCAAATTGTAATGAAAAAATTATTTTGTATCCTCTTATATCTTTCTTTTAGTTTTCACTCCTATTCTCAATTAGTTTCAGAGCAGCTCACACGTTTGTATAATGTGCCTTCTCTTGTTGATTTGAATGCTATAACTAATCCATTAGCGGGGCAATTGGCTTATGTTGTTTCTGAGAATACAACTTATCAGTATAACGGAATTGAGTGGGGAAATTTCTGTATTCCTGGAACTCCATCAACCATTGAATTAGTTGATTTGGATGGAGATACTAAAGTAATGGTAGAAGACGGCTTTGATATGGATGAAATAAGAATGTATGCAAAAGGAAATAATGTTTTAAATATTGACACTAACGCTAGATTAAAAATAAACAACCCAAATAATTCGATTTTAATAGGGTCAAACCCAAATATTATGGGAGAAAGAAATGTAGTAGTAGGTTCGCTAGCATTTCAAAACAATCATGAAATGGAAGGTGGAGGTTTTGGAAGTGATTGTGTAGCATTAGGTTATAGTGCATTGAATGATAATAAAGGAAGTTCTAATGTTGCTATTGGTTATAGAGCAATGTCTTATCTTAAAAGCACTTCTAATAATTGTAATGCCAATGTTGCTATTGGCGCTTTATCGTTATTAAAAATTTCTGATGGCGACTCTAATATAGCGGTAGGGTTTCGAGCATTAGAGGATAATCGATCGGGAATTGGTAATGTTGGAGTTGGAGTAAGAAGTTTATTAACAAATAAATATGGGGATTATAATGTTGCTTTTGGATACGAGTCTGCAGTTTATGTAGGAGATGATATAAATTATAATACGGCTATAGGAGGTAGGGCATTAGCTCAAATAACGGGCAATAATAATACTGCTGTTGGGTATAACGCTCAAGTTGCAAATAATTCTAACAGCAATCAAGTTAGAATAGGAAATACCGATATTTCACACGCAGCAGTTCAGATTGCTTGGTCTACATCGTCTGATTTGTTATGGAAAGAAAAAGTCAGAGACTTACCTTATGGAATGAACGTCATTTCTAAATTGCGCCCAGTAGATTATGTGCGAAAAAATTCTTCTGATAATAGCCGTGAAGTAGGTTTAATTGCCCAAGAATTGGCTCAAGTGTTAGAAGATGTGGGTTTTGACGATCAAGGCTTTTTGACACAAACGGACCAAGGGTATTATGAAGTGCGTTATAACGATTTTATCCCTATTGCTATTAAAGGAATACAACAACAGCAAGAAAATATTGATAAGCAACAAGAAGAAATAAACCAACTATCTGCAGCTTTAAAAATTTTGAATGAAAAAATTAAACTCTTAGAACAGTAATTTAATCATGAAAAACGTTAAGCATTTACTATTTTTTTTGATTATTTTTAGTTTAAAATCTATAGCTCAATTTTCATCAGACCAACTATTAAGTTTACAAAGGGTATCAAATTTTAATGAATTAGGATTAGTTTCTAATCCCTACAATGGGAATCTTATTTATGTAGACTCTCAAAATACGACTTATCAATTTACTGGTTTAAATTGGGAAATAATTGATGCAGATATACTGTTAATTTCAACAACAGAATTGGTAGATATAGATTCTGATACCAAGATTGAAGTTCATGATGGAAATGATAATGATGAAATAAATTTCCATACAAAAGGCGTCAATGTTCTTATGATAGATACACTAGGTAAATTTCAAGTAAACAGTCCTAAAACCTCAATTTTAATTGGAAATGAGGCAGCTATTGAGGGCAAAAGAAATTTAGTTATTGGCAGAGGTGCCTTTAAAGAAAATATTTATGACTCACACATTTATGACGGTTATGGAGATGGTTGTATTGCGGTAGGATTTAATTCGCTACACCAAAATCAAGGTGGAACTAACTTAGGAATTGGTTCAAATACACTTCAGGACAACTTGCCAAATAGTAGTGCTGCTATAGTAGGAACAAACTTTAGAAATGATGCTATAGGACATAATTCACATTATTCGTGTACAGAATGTTACGAATGTGTAAGTTTAGGCGAGTCTTCATTCAAAAAGAATACTACGGGTGAGTTTTCTACTGCTGTTGGTTCACGTTCGCTTTTTAATAATATTAGCGCAGAATTTAGTGTTGCTTTAGGTTATCAATCAGCTTTTCGTTCAAACTCAGATAAAGCTCTTGCAATAGGAGCATTTGCTATGGTACACAATAATGGAATTAATA contains these protein-coding regions:
- the aspS gene encoding aspartate--tRNA ligase, which encodes MLRTHHCGDLRQGHIGEEVTLSGWVQKTRDLGGMTFVDLRDRYGITQLAFNMDTESDLCLQARKLGREYVIQVRGKVIERSSKNKNIPTGDIEIEVQELNILNSAKTPPFTIEDKTDGGDDLRMQYRYLDIRRNPVRENLVLRHRLSTETRKYLDSQDFIEVETPYLIKSTPEGARDFIVPSRMNEGQFYALPQSPQTFKQLLMVGGIDKYYQIVKCFRDEDLRADRQPEFTQIDCEMSFIEQEDILNMFEGLTRHLLKEIKGVELEKFPRMTYDDAMRLYGSDKPDIRFEMTFNEMNGVTQQNNFVVFDSAELVLGICAKGCAEWSRKQLDAMTDYVKRPQIGAKGLIYCKYNADGTFKSSVDKFFSQEDLAKWAEKMNAEPGDLMFLLSGETDKLRKQMNELRLQVAEQLGLRKPDEFAPLWVVDFPLLEWDEESERYHAMHHPFTSPKPHDIDKLESDPGAVRANAYDLVMNGTELGGGSIRIHDKELQRLMFQHLGFTEEEAKDQFGFLMNAFEYGAPPHGGIAFGFDRLCSLFGGQESIRDFIAFPKNNSGRDVMIDAPSKIDNAQLDELNIKLK
- a CDS encoding nucleoside deaminase, with translation MLQDHSDDYFMKKALAEAQKAKELDEVPVGAVVVCDNQIIARAHNFTERLNDVTAHAEMQAFTAAADYLGGKYLNECTLYVTLEPCVMCAGASYWTQLKKIVFGASDEKRGFRAMAGQVLHPKTELVGGVMEQECSEIIRDFFVSKRQLK
- a CDS encoding BrxA/BrxB family bacilliredoxin; protein product: MYPEEICTPMRLDLTEAGFEEMRNAQEVEAVLSEKSGSVLVMINSVCGCAAGNARPAVKMAAKHSKVPNKLTTVFAGQDKEAVAKVRDYCLPYPPSSPSIALFKDGELVHFIERHHIEGRPAEMIAENLMQAFDENC
- the gatC gene encoding Asp-tRNA(Asn)/Glu-tRNA(Gln) amidotransferase subunit GatC, with the protein product MKIDQTLIEKLAKLSQLDFSQEAKNKMEQDLNKILAFVDELNTLNTDDIEPLVYINEEVNKLREDKVAEHLPKEKALKNAPDKDSDYFKVPTVLKK
- a CDS encoding 1-acyl-sn-glycerol-3-phosphate acyltransferase, translated to MKIIKGILSLLWRLWFALCFAIPFLILLPITIFMTLSPKFYPVLYFFLHRISKFMMYASGIFPKVNKEYKLDPKKQYLFCSNHTSTIDIPMMFFLSKKPIAFIGKDSISKYPIFGYYYKRFNVLVNRASLRNSYAAFEQAGQKIKDGQNMVIFPEGGIVKESLRLGKFKNGPFRLAVEQNVSIIPITFADNKHIFPVQYMKGKPQRARITIHQPIDNCSTYSIEDLKNKVFNTIEKELIRYEN
- the trpS gene encoding tryptophan--tRNA ligase — encoded protein: MARVLTGIQSTGVPHLGNILGAIIPAIELSKNPANESLLFIADLHSLTTIRDAELLRHNTYATAATWLAFGFDTSKNIFYRQSDCTEVCELTWYLNCFTPFPMLANAHSFKDKANRLSDVNSGLFTYPVLMAADILLYDAEIVPVGKDQQQHLEMTRDIAGSFNHTYGDTLVLPEAQIDERVMTIPGTDGQKMSKSYNNFIDIFLPEKKLRKQIMGIVTDSTALEEPKDWSSCNVFQLYQLLASDSQIAELKAQYEGGNFGYGHAKQALYELILERFSKERERFDYLMQNTDEIESELLKGAEKAKVIAQSVLERVRQKVGY
- a CDS encoding amidohydrolase family protein, producing MKHFLLTLLFAPLMGFGQNTLFLGGKAHLGNGEFIDVSAISVNNGKFEMVANAKTIRINPQAFDTIIHIYDHHVYPAFIATNTTLGITEISAVRATNDYRETGTFKPHVRSLIAYNAESVIIPTIRSNGVLLAQIAPQGGRITGSSSVMKLDGWNWEDAVLKADDGIHLNWPPYFVQTGWWAEPGDIKKTEEYDMQCQEMEDYFVKSKSFYESKSTVNDLPMMAMQGLFSGEKRLYIHANLQREMTDAILFAKKMGVKHMAIVGAREAHKMAAFLKANDIPVILDRIHRLPATESTGVDVPYKQASILHKAGVKFAFCYQGDMEAMGQRNLPFSAGTAVAHGLPYEEAVKALTLNTAEILGIDEHTGQIKSGMDATFFISKGDALDMMGNDVKHAFIKGQAIDLDNKQKVLNKKYRKKYGLEVK